The Oryza glaberrima chromosome 9, OglaRS2, whole genome shotgun sequence genome includes a window with the following:
- the LOC127785050 gene encoding protein app1-like — protein sequence MESPADDALPALPPIRTALSTPSPPPTTVEVEVSASPSPPKEEVVAEADAEEEEPSTPTSEESRLRPPAVCPPAPRKPLPPRRLAAAAAGKRKSSPVVFVDVPRDLAAVFRSLPPKKRIRAW from the coding sequence ATGGAGTCCCCCGCCGACGATGCCCTCCCGGCGCTGCCGCCGATCAGGACCGCTTTGTcgaccccgtcgccgccgccgacgaccgtggaggtggaggtctCAGCTTCGCCTTCACCGCcgaaggaggaggtggtggcggaggcggatgcggaggaggaagagccgtcgacgccgacgtcggAGGAGAGCAGGCTGAGGCCGCCGGCGGTgtgcccgccggcgccgcgaaagccgctgccgccgcggcggctggcggcggcggcggcggggaagaggaAGTCGTCGCCGGTGGTGTTCGTCGACGTCCCGCGAgacctcgccgccgtgttcCGGTCGCTGCCGCCGAAGAAGCGGATCCGGGCGTGGTGA